In Fusobacterium sp. SYSU M8D902, one DNA window encodes the following:
- a CDS encoding pyridoxamine 5'-phosphate oxidase family protein, giving the protein MMREIKFDSTEIIKETEEFVNSFKSVILGTVSKDGEVDVTYAPHLKIDGEHYIYISEIGDHYTNLTENEQKFEIMFLQEEKEALSVIARKRARFNVTAEFLPRDERFEEIMDLFEKSVGETFKIVRKMEDFHLVKLNVVDGRYVKGFGQAYLLKNGVATQITGDKKTHR; this is encoded by the coding sequence ATGATGAGAGAAATAAAATTTGATTCAACAGAGATAATAAAAGAGACAGAAGAGTTTGTAAATAGCTTTAAATCTGTAATATTAGGAACAGTATCAAAAGATGGAGAGGTGGATGTTACATATGCACCACATCTAAAGATAGATGGAGAACACTATATATATATTAGTGAAATAGGAGATCACTATACAAATTTAACAGAGAATGAGCAAAAATTTGAGATTATGTTTTTACAAGAGGAGAAAGAAGCTCTTTCAGTAATTGCACGTAAGAGAGCTAGATTCAATGTAACAGCAGAATTCTTACCGAGAGATGAGAGATTTGAAGAGATAATGGATCTATTTGAAAAAAGTGTTGGAGAGACATTTAAAATAGTAAGAAAAATGGAGGACTTCCATTTAGTAAAATTAAATGTAGTTGATGGAAGATATGTAAAGGGATTTGGACAGGCATATCTACTAAAAAATGGAGTGGCAACACAGATTACTGGAGATAAAAAAACTCATAGATAA